The proteins below are encoded in one region of Verrucomicrobiia bacterium:
- the trmL gene encoding tRNA (uridine(34)/cytosine(34)/5-carboxymethylaminomethyluridine(34)-2'-O)-methyltransferase TrmL yields the protein MNIVLLQPEIPPNTGNVARLCAATKTRLHLIEPFGFQLDDKQLKRAGMDYWQQVNWKRWKNWAEFVAAQPADARFWFIESDGPKHYAEVQYQADDYIVLGRETAGLPKQLIEENKERWLRIPMFNTESRSLNLSNCAALVLFEALRQQGFKGEV from the coding sequence ATGAACATCGTTTTGCTACAGCCGGAAATTCCGCCGAATACGGGTAATGTGGCGCGCCTATGTGCGGCTACGAAGACACGGCTGCATCTCATCGAACCATTCGGTTTTCAATTGGATGATAAGCAGCTTAAGCGCGCCGGGATGGATTACTGGCAGCAGGTGAATTGGAAACGTTGGAAGAACTGGGCGGAATTCGTTGCTGCTCAGCCGGCCGATGCGCGTTTCTGGTTTATCGAATCGGATGGTCCGAAACATTACGCTGAGGTGCAGTATCAGGCGGATGACTACATCGTGCTAGGACGCGAGACGGCGGGGTTGCCAAAGCAGTTGATCGAAGAAAACAAAGAACGATGGCTGCGGATACCGATGTTTAACACGGAATCGCGTTCACTGAATCTCTCGAACTGTGCTGCGCTCGTATTATTCGAAGCACTGCGTCAGCAAGGGTTTAAGGGAGAGGTTTAG
- the hemL gene encoding glutamate-1-semialdehyde 2,1-aminomutase yields the protein MISRAKSEALFDESLRYIPGGVNSPVRAFRAVGGKPFFVDRAKGARVWDVDGNEYIDYVGTWGPAIHGHAFPPIIKAVQQTAERGTSFGIPNPLELVMAKRVTEAVPSVQKVRMCSSGTEACMSAIRLARGFTKRDKIIKFDGCYHGHGDSLLVKAGSGALTFGNPDSAGVPADFAKHTIVLPYNDEEAIKAAFAANGKEIACVIVEGVPANAGLYLPKPGYYELITKLCKDNGTVFIYDEVMTGFRLSLGGAQKIFGLTPDLSCFGKIIGGGLPVGAFGGRADIMDYLAPLGPVYQAGTLSGNPLAMAAGIAALDALADGKAYEHLEKLGQQLETGMKSAAKSANIPVEFKRIGSMFCGYFTDKPVYNLADAMTSDRQKFNKFFHAMLDAGVYLAPSQFEAGFISTAHSTEDIEKTVQTATKVLKSI from the coding sequence ATGATTTCACGAGCGAAGTCGGAAGCGTTGTTTGATGAGTCGTTGCGGTACATCCCCGGCGGGGTGAACTCACCGGTGCGGGCCTTTCGTGCCGTGGGCGGCAAGCCCTTCTTCGTAGATCGTGCGAAAGGCGCGCGCGTCTGGGATGTGGATGGCAACGAATACATCGACTACGTGGGCACTTGGGGCCCGGCGATCCATGGACATGCCTTTCCGCCGATCATCAAGGCTGTGCAACAAACGGCCGAACGGGGGACGAGTTTCGGCATTCCAAATCCGCTCGAGCTGGTGATGGCCAAGCGCGTGACGGAAGCGGTGCCAAGCGTGCAGAAGGTGCGCATGTGCAGCTCCGGCACAGAAGCGTGCATGAGTGCGATCCGCCTGGCGCGCGGCTTCACGAAGCGCGACAAGATCATCAAGTTCGACGGCTGCTATCACGGCCACGGCGATTCGCTGTTGGTGAAAGCGGGTTCGGGTGCATTGACGTTCGGCAATCCGGACAGCGCGGGTGTGCCAGCAGATTTCGCGAAGCATACCATCGTGCTGCCCTACAATGATGAGGAAGCGATCAAGGCGGCGTTTGCGGCGAATGGAAAGGAGATAGCGTGTGTGATTGTGGAAGGCGTTCCGGCGAATGCGGGCTTGTATCTGCCTAAGCCGGGTTACTACGAGCTTATCACTAAACTGTGCAAAGATAATGGCACGGTGTTCATCTATGACGAAGTGATGACGGGCTTCCGTCTTTCGCTCGGTGGTGCGCAAAAGATTTTTGGACTTACGCCGGACTTGTCCTGCTTCGGCAAGATCATCGGCGGCGGTTTGCCGGTGGGTGCGTTCGGTGGTCGCGCGGACATCATGGATTATCTCGCACCGTTGGGGCCGGTTTATCAGGCGGGCACGCTGAGTGGTAATCCGCTGGCGATGGCAGCGGGTATCGCGGCACTGGATGCACTGGCGGATGGTAAGGCTTACGAGCATTTGGAGAAGCTCGGGCAGCAACTCGAGACGGGCATGAAGTCGGCGGCGAAGTCGGCTAATATTCCGGTGGAGTTCAAACGCATTGGCTCCATGTTCTGCGGCTATTTCACAGACAAGCCGGTGTATAACCTCGCGGATGCGATGACGAGTGACCGACAGAAGTTCAACAAATTCTTCCACGCCATGTTGGATGCAGGTGTGTATCTGGCCCCGTCTCAGTTCGAGGCGGGCTTTATCTCTACGGCGCATTCGACGGAGGATATCGAGAAGACGGTGCAAACTGCGACGAAGGTGTTGAAATCCATTTAA
- a CDS encoding glycosyl hydrolase, with protein sequence MKLLPSLLVAFATAISLHAAEPAKTNSIPMGVYRGVNETEKTDAFSQWTGTPVWGQDFIGWEAWSNIAWPVWWLEKWSKWVHAQPGRRFVFAVPMLAGPNDGSGPVKGDHGVGQPVSLEKGAAGAYNEYYKVLAENLVKHKLADTILRPGWEFNGNWYPWMAKGKEAAFAEYWRQIVKTMRAVPGTENLKFCWNPTLRLEQFPSEKAWPGAEYVDFIGLDVYDESWQEGSYNWPAGTSAAEIEARQRKVWEKEIYGGDHGLAFWVKFAKEQKRPLAICEWGVKRRPTGHGGTDNPYFVEQMHRFMNDPQNNVGFHCYFDFNCEPPDGHHQLSPDAKGGYEFPRSSAKFLELFGNKKK encoded by the coding sequence ATGAAACTTTTGCCATCGCTCCTTGTCGCGTTTGCGACTGCCATCTCCCTCCATGCCGCCGAACCGGCCAAGACCAATTCCATCCCTATGGGCGTCTATCGCGGCGTCAATGAAACCGAAAAGACCGATGCCTTCAGCCAATGGACCGGCACGCCCGTCTGGGGTCAGGACTTCATCGGTTGGGAAGCTTGGAGCAATATCGCCTGGCCAGTCTGGTGGTTGGAGAAATGGTCCAAGTGGGTCCATGCGCAACCTGGCCGCCGCTTCGTCTTCGCCGTACCCATGCTCGCTGGCCCCAATGACGGCAGCGGTCCAGTGAAGGGCGATCACGGCGTAGGTCAGCCTGTCTCATTGGAGAAAGGCGCGGCCGGTGCTTATAACGAATATTACAAAGTGCTCGCCGAGAACCTCGTGAAGCACAAGCTGGCAGACACCATCCTGCGCCCCGGCTGGGAGTTTAACGGCAACTGGTATCCGTGGATGGCCAAGGGCAAGGAAGCCGCCTTCGCCGAATACTGGCGCCAGATCGTGAAGACCATGCGCGCCGTTCCCGGTACGGAGAACCTGAAGTTCTGCTGGAACCCCACCCTGCGACTCGAACAATTCCCCTCCGAGAAAGCCTGGCCCGGTGCGGAATACGTCGATTTCATCGGCCTCGATGTCTACGACGAGTCATGGCAGGAAGGCAGTTACAACTGGCCCGCTGGCACTTCTGCCGCCGAGATTGAAGCCCGCCAGCGCAAGGTCTGGGAAAAGGAGATTTACGGTGGCGACCACGGCCTCGCCTTCTGGGTCAAATTCGCCAAGGAACAAAAACGTCCTCTAGCCATCTGCGAATGGGGCGTTAAGAGACGTCCTACTGGTCACGGCGGCACGGACAACCCTTACTTCGTTGAGCAGATGCATCGCTTCATGAACGATCCGCAGAACAACGTTGGTTTCCACTGTTACTTCGACTTCAACTGCGAACCGCCGGACGGCCATCACCAGCTCTCACCCGACGCTAAGGGCGGCTACGAATTCCCCCGCTCTTCCGCGAAGTTCCTCGAACTCTTCGGGAACAAGAAGAAATGA
- a CDS encoding NAD+ synthase encodes MKVALAQINTTVGWIADNEQKILAAYKRGVEAGADVVVLPELAITGYPPRDLLLKHGFIDRNLSALERLAQATGKVGLIVGFVDRNEVRPGREATNSVALCQNGKILATRNKTLLPTYDVFDEDRYFEPAKENHVVEFNGRKIALTVCEDIWNDEDFWHDRRYQRNPVNDLVAEGAEIIFNVSASPWHIGKNRTRHEMLKSMAVKSKRPLIYCNSVGGNDELVFDGGSLVFNAAGERLTQGVLFAEDFLLVDLEKTQPVEARDYADEEKIFKALSLGLRDYIHKCGFKSAVLGLSGGIDSALVACIAVEALGKENVRGLSLPSQYSSQGSLDDARKLAENLGIQYDIVTIKEPFDAVQKQMKDVFAGRPEDTTEENMQARLRGVILMAMSNKFGSLLLTTGNKSELAVGYCTLYGDMCGGLAVISDVPKTMVYRVSEWINREKEIIPRDSITKPPSAELRPDQTDQDSLPPYEVLDAILEAYVVHQKSQAEIIASGFAEDVVRFVVRLIDLNEYKRRQAAPGLKVTTKAFGVGRRVPIAQRYREW; translated from the coding sequence ATGAAAGTAGCGCTGGCACAGATCAATACAACGGTCGGATGGATCGCGGACAACGAGCAAAAAATCCTCGCGGCGTATAAGCGCGGCGTGGAGGCGGGCGCGGATGTCGTGGTGCTGCCGGAATTGGCCATTACAGGCTATCCGCCGCGTGATCTGCTGCTGAAGCATGGCTTCATTGATCGCAATCTCTCCGCTCTGGAACGTCTTGCGCAAGCTACAGGCAAAGTGGGTTTGATCGTCGGTTTTGTAGATCGCAATGAAGTGCGGCCCGGTCGTGAGGCAACGAATTCCGTGGCGCTCTGCCAGAATGGTAAAATCCTTGCCACACGCAACAAGACGTTGCTGCCGACGTACGATGTTTTTGACGAAGACCGTTATTTCGAACCGGCCAAGGAGAATCACGTCGTGGAATTCAATGGCCGCAAGATCGCGCTGACGGTTTGCGAGGATATCTGGAATGACGAGGATTTCTGGCATGATCGCCGGTATCAGCGTAATCCGGTGAATGACCTCGTGGCGGAAGGTGCTGAGATCATCTTCAACGTGTCGGCCTCGCCGTGGCATATCGGTAAGAATCGCACGCGCCATGAGATGTTGAAGAGCATGGCGGTGAAGTCGAAGCGTCCGCTCATCTATTGCAACTCGGTGGGCGGTAATGACGAACTAGTGTTCGATGGTGGCAGCCTGGTGTTCAACGCGGCGGGTGAGAGGCTTACGCAAGGGGTGTTATTCGCGGAGGATTTTCTGCTGGTGGATCTGGAGAAGACGCAACCGGTCGAGGCACGCGACTATGCGGATGAGGAAAAGATCTTTAAGGCTCTCTCACTGGGCTTGCGGGATTACATCCACAAGTGCGGTTTCAAATCTGCCGTGCTGGGCTTGAGCGGTGGTATCGATTCGGCGCTGGTAGCGTGCATCGCGGTAGAAGCCCTCGGCAAGGAGAACGTGCGCGGGCTTTCGCTGCCTTCGCAGTATTCTTCGCAAGGCTCTTTGGACGATGCGCGGAAGCTCGCGGAGAACTTGGGCATCCAATACGACATCGTCACGATCAAAGAACCCTTCGATGCCGTGCAGAAGCAGATGAAGGATGTCTTCGCCGGGCGGCCGGAAGACACGACAGAGGAGAACATGCAGGCGCGGTTGCGCGGTGTGATCCTCATGGCCATGTCGAACAAGTTCGGCTCGTTGTTGCTGACCACGGGTAATAAGAGCGAGTTGGCGGTGGGCTATTGCACGCTTTACGGCGATATGTGTGGCGGTCTGGCAGTGATCAGTGATGTGCCGAAGACGATGGTTTATCGTGTCTCGGAATGGATCAATCGCGAGAAGGAGATCATCCCGCGCGATTCCATCACCAAGCCGCCGTCGGCGGAATTGCGCCCGGATCAGACGGATCAGGATTCGTTGCCACCGTACGAAGTGTTGGATGCGATTCTCGAAGCTTACGTTGTGCATCAGAAATCTCAGGCGGAGATCATCGCGAGCGGTTTCGCGGAAGATGTGGTGCGCTTCGTGGTGCGGCTCATCGATCTGAACGAATACAAGCGTCGCCAGGCGGCACCGGGCCTGAAAGTGACGACGAAGGCGTTCGGTGTCGGTCGTCGTGTGCCCATCGCGCAACGCTATCGGGAGTGGTGA
- a CDS encoding PTS sugar transporter subunit IIA, with amino-acid sequence MSDIPAPEWFLSDLLTPATMQLQLRGTNRDAVLSELIDHIPSIAGQPAAKQTLLRALQEREELHSTGIGDGIALPHARNALVGMVDRAVIVFGRHPAGVHYGADDRLPAKVFFLLVATNVSEHLRILARISRLLRAPKLRQELIKADKSDAVLKLLRDAELGMNR; translated from the coding sequence ATGAGCGACATTCCGGCACCTGAATGGTTTTTGTCCGACCTCCTGACCCCGGCCACCATGCAATTGCAACTGCGTGGCACGAACCGCGATGCCGTTCTGTCTGAACTCATTGATCACATTCCCAGCATCGCTGGCCAGCCTGCCGCGAAGCAAACTCTGTTGCGCGCCTTGCAAGAGCGTGAAGAATTGCATTCCACCGGCATCGGTGACGGCATTGCTCTTCCTCATGCGCGTAACGCTCTCGTTGGCATGGTGGATCGCGCCGTGATCGTCTTTGGCCGTCATCCCGCAGGCGTCCACTACGGTGCCGATGACCGTCTGCCTGCCAAAGTTTTCTTCCTCCTCGTCGCTACGAATGTAAGCGAACATCTGCGCATCCTCGCCCGCATCAGCCGCCTTCTTCGCGCGCCCAAGCTGCGTCAAGAGCTGATCAAAGCAGATAAATCAGATGCAGTGCTGAAACTCCTCCGTGACGCAGAGCTAGGGATGAATCGGTAA
- a CDS encoding LamG domain-containing protein, with translation MARSFVKSWLWALALLMLGGAVQAAEVSSATQSVLEMKGLVSFWDFQEASGSRKAQGPFKADLMEGKEGVGRAEEGLFGPHSLKLKPGQWLRIPREKLGPLNIHGPKAQVTVIAWVKREGTNFWQSIAGVWDETHSARQYMLFLNARTRTDASIMKRVLTQNRIHGHISSSGGASPGEKFWISYASSGSEVSMKEWHMIALTYDAQFIRMYLDGKLDAWENSNPFPYKEGIFDGGAKGADFTVGANHVAGIENNNRFSGLMAGLAVFDRALTDEEMGMLAAKTLPSRK, from the coding sequence ATGGCGCGCAGTTTTGTGAAATCGTGGCTCTGGGCATTGGCGTTGCTGATGCTCGGAGGGGCGGTTCAGGCGGCGGAGGTATCATCTGCCACGCAGAGTGTTTTGGAGATGAAAGGGCTGGTGAGCTTCTGGGATTTCCAAGAGGCCAGTGGTTCACGTAAAGCCCAAGGACCGTTCAAAGCGGACCTGATGGAGGGCAAGGAAGGCGTTGGCCGAGCCGAGGAAGGCTTGTTCGGCCCGCATTCACTCAAACTTAAGCCGGGTCAATGGCTTCGCATCCCGCGTGAGAAACTTGGCCCCTTGAACATCCACGGGCCGAAGGCTCAGGTGACGGTCATCGCGTGGGTGAAGCGCGAAGGGACGAATTTCTGGCAATCCATCGCGGGTGTGTGGGATGAAACGCATTCTGCGCGGCAATACATGCTGTTCCTGAATGCACGCACGCGCACAGATGCTTCCATCATGAAACGGGTACTGACGCAGAATCGTATTCATGGGCATATCTCCAGTTCTGGCGGCGCTTCACCGGGTGAGAAATTCTGGATCAGCTACGCGAGCAGTGGCTCGGAAGTAAGCATGAAGGAGTGGCATATGATCGCGCTGACGTATGATGCCCAATTCATCCGCATGTATCTGGATGGCAAACTGGATGCATGGGAAAACTCGAATCCTTTTCCGTATAAGGAAGGCATCTTCGATGGTGGAGCGAAAGGGGCGGATTTCACTGTGGGGGCAAACCACGTGGCCGGTATTGAGAACAATAACCGGTTCAGCGGTTTAATGGCTGGGCTGGCGGTGTTTGACCGGGCTTTGACGGATGAAGAGATGGGGATGTTGGCGGCGAAGACATTGCCATCGAGGAAGTAA
- a CDS encoding OsmC family protein → MKRKASVVWKGSLKEGKGTISTESGVLKDTQYSFGTRFENGIGTNPEELIAAAHAGCFSMAFSAELGKAGFTPDSIETTATVVMDKTDAGPTVTESQLVMTAKIPGIDQEKFNTIANGAKAGCPISRLLNAKITLDAKLIS, encoded by the coding sequence ATGAAACGCAAAGCATCCGTCGTCTGGAAAGGCAGTCTCAAGGAAGGAAAAGGCACCATCTCCACCGAAAGCGGCGTCCTGAAAGACACTCAGTATTCCTTCGGCACCCGTTTCGAAAACGGCATCGGCACCAACCCGGAAGAACTCATCGCCGCCGCTCACGCAGGCTGTTTCTCCATGGCCTTCTCCGCAGAACTAGGCAAAGCTGGCTTCACCCCAGACTCCATCGAGACCACTGCCACCGTCGTCATGGATAAAACAGATGCCGGTCCCACGGTGACCGAATCTCAACTCGTGATGACCGCCAAGATTCCCGGCATCGACCAGGAAAAATTCAACACTATCGCCAACGGCGCCAAAGCCGGCTGCCCCATCTCCCGCCTCCTCAACGCCAAGATCACCTTGGACGCCAAGCTGATCAGCTAA
- the truA gene encoding tRNA pseudouridine(38-40) synthase TruA, with protein sequence MTAAKPAREPVDPKTVTKLKLVIAYDGANYAGWQIQKIGLGVQQRVEEALAKIFPTPKRLHSSSRTDTGVHAIGMVAHVEIPKTELKMPVRKVMLALNAHLPADVRIMSVQKAAADFHARFNACGKQYRYYVWNHSAMNPLLRTQAWHVPKGLDIAAMREAAKLFIGKHDFKSFAANRDYAMENTVRTMHRCDIQKKGSLLTFIIEGDGFLYKMCRGIAGTLVQLGQGKIAVTDVKNILAAKDRRVAGMTAPAHGLVLWKVFYKKGFKAKKPGEEDLDE encoded by the coding sequence ATGACTGCGGCCAAGCCAGCGCGGGAGCCAGTAGATCCCAAGACGGTCACCAAGCTGAAGCTGGTGATCGCCTATGATGGCGCGAACTACGCGGGCTGGCAGATTCAGAAGATCGGTCTGGGCGTGCAGCAACGGGTGGAGGAGGCGCTGGCGAAGATATTTCCTACGCCCAAAAGATTGCACAGTTCCAGTCGCACAGACACAGGCGTGCATGCCATCGGCATGGTGGCGCATGTGGAGATTCCCAAGACCGAGTTGAAGATGCCAGTACGCAAGGTGATGCTGGCGCTGAACGCGCATCTGCCAGCGGACGTGCGCATCATGTCCGTGCAGAAGGCGGCAGCAGATTTTCATGCGCGGTTCAATGCGTGCGGGAAGCAGTATCGCTATTATGTGTGGAATCATAGTGCGATGAATCCACTGCTGCGCACCCAGGCGTGGCATGTGCCGAAGGGGTTAGACATTGCGGCGATGCGTGAGGCGGCGAAGCTGTTTATCGGCAAACATGATTTTAAATCCTTCGCGGCGAATCGCGATTATGCGATGGAGAATACGGTGCGGACGATGCATCGGTGTGATATCCAGAAGAAGGGGTCGTTGCTCACATTCATCATCGAGGGCGATGGGTTTCTCTACAAGATGTGTCGCGGCATCGCGGGTACACTGGTGCAGTTAGGGCAGGGGAAGATCGCGGTGACGGATGTGAAGAATATCTTGGCAGCAAAGGATCGTCGCGTAGCAGGGATGACGGCTCCGGCGCATGGGTTGGTGCTGTGGAAGGTGTTTTACAAAAAGGGATTCAAGGCAAAGAAACCGGGGGAAGAGGACCTCGACGAATAA
- a CDS encoding DUF192 domain-containing protein, whose translation MKRFAVLFLTTALLTGSFGCRPSATSAPPVVTNAPAKPKGTPQAKLPTIKLDVGGKEMITEIAADDRTRQMGMMFREKMADNEAMIFVFPVAHQASFWMRNTTVPLDAAYIDSRGVILEIHKLMPLNEDSVRATSDQVQYVLETPQGWFEKNGVKPGALVVSEHGPLVKVLKTNR comes from the coding sequence ATGAAGCGTTTTGCGGTCCTGTTTTTGACGACGGCATTGCTCACGGGCAGTTTTGGTTGCCGTCCGAGCGCCACCTCGGCTCCTCCGGTGGTGACGAATGCGCCGGCCAAGCCAAAGGGCACGCCGCAGGCCAAGTTGCCGACGATCAAGCTGGATGTGGGTGGTAAAGAGATGATCACGGAAATAGCCGCTGACGACCGTACGAGACAGATGGGCATGATGTTCCGGGAGAAGATGGCGGACAATGAGGCCATGATCTTCGTGTTTCCGGTGGCACATCAGGCGTCGTTCTGGATGAGGAACACGACGGTGCCTTTGGATGCGGCTTATATCGATTCGCGAGGGGTGATTTTAGAGATTCACAAACTGATGCCGTTGAACGAAGATTCGGTGAGGGCGACCAGCGATCAGGTGCAGTATGTGCTGGAGACGCCGCAGGGCTGGTTTGAGAAAAACGGGGTCAAACCTGGCGCGTTGGTAGTTTCAGAACACGGGCCGCTGGTCAAGGTGCTGAAGACCAACCGGTAA
- a CDS encoding helix-hairpin-helix domain-containing protein: MNNTLFEKISARQTGYSVAILGANHGYRFEGDTVALHAMFAVLDQAAHTRNWALQLWACPQVPSSVTDLTGHLVAQAALPPIGEIADEVESFEVQAAANQLAGQADYAMVLVLVAGNNGRYDEVHSFSVYSRRQQFQQPQIRGNTTYRVENDRVLLSVDSIYNPRCAGNVSGTLSIELWALNMPYVGGAFEGVALAGATIGQVAGQAESTLREFDLTFTAPPAGVWHYVLMLREWTAAGFVTRDFVNFSQPVTIAPVAPVAATAAPKAVAPVVKASTPAATPAKTPAPAAMSVEQPKAAELKKAEIKAVAPTASAKTVTAEAPAKAAAVQVVNDGKVSVNTATESELATVKGMTAKLAKGIVKARPFKNLDDLTRVTGMGAKLLAKVRDYLRL; the protein is encoded by the coding sequence ATGAATAACACATTGTTCGAGAAAATTTCCGCCCGTCAAACGGGCTATTCGGTGGCCATTTTGGGAGCGAATCACGGATATCGCTTTGAAGGGGACACGGTCGCTTTGCACGCCATGTTCGCGGTGTTGGACCAGGCGGCCCACACACGTAATTGGGCATTGCAGCTCTGGGCTTGCCCGCAAGTACCGTCTTCGGTGACTGATCTGACGGGGCATCTGGTGGCGCAGGCTGCCTTGCCGCCGATCGGTGAGATTGCGGATGAGGTCGAGAGCTTTGAGGTCCAAGCGGCGGCAAATCAGCTCGCAGGCCAAGCTGATTACGCCATGGTGCTGGTGTTGGTGGCTGGTAACAACGGTCGCTATGACGAAGTGCACAGCTTCTCGGTCTATTCGCGCCGTCAGCAATTCCAACAGCCGCAGATCCGCGGGAATACGACTTATCGTGTGGAGAATGACCGCGTTCTCTTGAGCGTGGACAGTATTTATAATCCGCGTTGCGCGGGGAATGTCAGTGGCACGTTGTCCATCGAGTTGTGGGCGTTGAATATGCCTTATGTTGGTGGTGCTTTTGAAGGTGTGGCATTGGCTGGGGCGACGATCGGACAAGTGGCTGGTCAGGCGGAGTCCACATTGCGTGAATTTGATCTGACGTTCACGGCTCCGCCGGCGGGTGTCTGGCATTATGTGCTGATGCTGCGTGAGTGGACGGCGGCGGGTTTTGTGACACGTGATTTTGTGAACTTCAGTCAACCGGTGACGATCGCGCCGGTGGCACCTGTTGCTGCTACGGCTGCGCCGAAAGCGGTGGCACCGGTAGTGAAAGCATCGACTCCTGCTGCTACGCCTGCGAAAACTCCGGCTCCAGCGGCCATGAGTGTTGAGCAGCCTAAGGCAGCCGAACTGAAAAAAGCGGAAATCAAGGCGGTGGCTCCAACAGCGTCAGCCAAGACGGTGACAGCCGAAGCTCCGGCCAAGGCCGCTGCGGTTCAGGTGGTGAATGATGGCAAGGTATCGGTGAATACTGCTACCGAGAGCGAACTGGCGACGGTGAAGGGCATGACCGCGAAGTTGGCGAAGGGCATCGTGAAGGCGCGTCCGTTCAAGAATCTGGATGATCTCACCCGGGTTACTGGCATGGGAGCGAAGTTGCTGGCGAAGGTTCGCGACTATCTGCGTCTGTGA
- the ruvX gene encoding Holliday junction resolvase RuvX: MRILALDHGTVRIGVAVSDELKMLAHPLEFIPADPFADFLVRLKEIIREKEVEMILVGMPRNMDGSYGPAAMKVQVFVAALKDATPIPVRAWDERLTSVQANKILRENKVRGEKRKEQVDKMAAAILLQSFLDSSGGGL; encoded by the coding sequence ATGCGAATTTTGGCTTTAGATCATGGCACGGTGCGCATCGGTGTGGCAGTTAGCGATGAACTGAAGATGCTCGCGCATCCGCTGGAGTTCATCCCGGCGGACCCGTTCGCGGATTTCTTAGTGCGCTTGAAAGAAATCATCCGTGAGAAGGAAGTGGAGATGATCCTCGTGGGGATGCCGCGTAATATGGATGGCAGCTACGGTCCGGCGGCAATGAAGGTGCAGGTGTTTGTGGCGGCGTTGAAGGATGCGACGCCCATTCCGGTGCGGGCTTGGGATGAACGCCTGACGTCGGTGCAGGCGAACAAGATTTTGCGTGAGAACAAGGTGCGCGGCGAGAAGCGCAAGGAGCAGGTGGACAAGATGGCAGCGGCGATTCTCCTGCAAAGCTTTCTGGATTCCAGCGGTGGCGGTCTCTAA